The following are from one region of the Erythrobacteraceae bacterium WH01K genome:
- a CDS encoding serine hydrolase, whose amino-acid sequence MFIWTILVTFAPLTGLGGMKVDGTGSVAFAKAAREVARDHRGNLALVLIENGKVAQSHTMSIGKPVSGDTVFQMASVSKWVTAWGVMALVEAGKVDLDAPVSRYVERWTLPRGDYPNEHVTVRRLLSHTAGLTDDLGYCGFSPGTKLQPIEDSLSRAVDTCPLRTGAVRVGDQPGSWRYSGGGYTLLQLMIEEVSGEPFANYMDRTVLDPLGMENSTFRTGAAGAADVAEFFGTDGGVAPHYRYTAAAAASLYSSANDMARFAQAHMEGPDGGVPGRGVISPGLIASMRAPEAELFGSAHWGLGVQLFAKSTRGDVIYGHSGGNVPAVSNTVRIEAATGDAIVALSTGGRGIASKLGSEWTAQRRAAITPAMIYGTALRLTSPAEALLPLLWIAGGWGIILAGGFWFRRRDRSRHPRAS is encoded by the coding sequence TGGACCATCCTCGTTACCTTCGCGCCCCTGACGGGGCTTGGGGGAATGAAAGTCGACGGGACTGGCAGCGTTGCATTTGCGAAAGCGGCGCGCGAAGTGGCAAGAGATCATCGCGGCAACCTTGCGCTCGTGCTGATCGAAAACGGCAAGGTCGCTCAGTCGCACACGATGTCGATCGGCAAGCCAGTTTCCGGCGACACCGTGTTCCAGATGGCTTCGGTCAGCAAATGGGTCACGGCCTGGGGCGTCATGGCACTCGTCGAAGCCGGCAAAGTCGATCTGGATGCTCCCGTTTCGCGCTATGTCGAACGCTGGACGCTGCCTCGCGGCGATTATCCGAACGAGCACGTCACCGTGCGACGCTTGTTGAGCCATACCGCCGGTCTGACCGACGATCTGGGGTATTGCGGTTTCTCACCCGGCACGAAGCTCCAACCGATCGAAGATTCCCTGAGCCGCGCGGTCGACACCTGCCCGCTCAGAACCGGCGCCGTGCGCGTAGGCGATCAACCCGGCTCGTGGCGCTACTCAGGAGGTGGCTACACCCTGCTTCAGCTGATGATCGAAGAGGTATCTGGGGAGCCCTTTGCAAACTATATGGATCGTACGGTCTTGGACCCGCTTGGCATGGAGAACTCGACCTTTCGAACGGGCGCGGCGGGCGCTGCGGACGTCGCCGAGTTCTTCGGGACCGATGGAGGAGTTGCGCCGCACTACCGTTACACAGCAGCAGCCGCGGCATCGCTCTATTCGTCGGCAAACGACATGGCACGATTTGCCCAGGCACATATGGAGGGTCCCGACGGGGGAGTGCCTGGCCGGGGAGTAATCTCTCCGGGCTTGATCGCATCCATGCGCGCACCAGAAGCGGAGTTATTTGGCTCTGCCCACTGGGGCCTCGGCGTTCAGCTATTTGCGAAGAGCACGCGCGGAGACGTCATCTATGGCCACAGCGGGGGGAATGTACCTGCGGTCAGCAACACCGTCCGTATAGAGGCGGCGACCGGCGATGCGATTGTCGCCTTGTCTACGGGCGGCAGAGGTATCGCCTCGAAACTCGGAAGCGAATGGACCGCCCAGCGACGGGCTGCAATCACCCCTGCGATGATCTACGGCACGGCCTTGCGGCTAACGAGTCCGGCGGAAGCGCTGTTGCCTTTGCTCTGGATCGCCGGCGGATGGGGCATCATTCTGGCGGGGGGCTTCTGGTTCCGCCGTCGAGACCGTTCGCGCCATCCTCGCGCTTCATAG